The Polyangium aurulentum genomic interval GCACGCGCATGCTCGCAGCGAGAGCCGCCCCTTTTCAAGAGCCAAGACGCCCTGGAATTTGACAGCCTCGCGGTGAAAGGGCCGATGCTCACCTGGAGGGCTTCGCGAGGGCCCTGATCGTGCTCATCCGGTAGACGCGATACGGGGGCTTGCGCATGTCCTTGCCGTCATTGAAGCGGGGCATGAGGTGGATCTGCGAGGTCGTGAAATACATCTCGCCGCCCGGCGCGATCGCGATGCTGTCGGGCCATTCGTACTCCGGCGATTGCGCGAAGATCTCGAGCTTGCCGTCCGGGCGCAGCACCTTGATCGCGCTCTCCTGGAGCGCGGTCAGGTACAGGTTGCCATCCACGTCGAACTCGATTCCGTCGGCCGGCTGCGTGGTCGCCACCCGCTCGATCTTGGCGCCCAGCGCGTCGGGGGCGAGCTTTTCGTCGAGCAGCGCGCCGAGGGGGACGCGGTAGAGCGTCTTGCCGGTGAGGGCCTGGAAGTAGAGGTGCTCGCGCTTCGGATCGATGGCGATGCCGTCGGAGTTGATCGGGGGCGTCTTGCCGTCGGCGCGCCAGGGTTTGCCCCCGATGGTCGCCTCGATCCCCGCCTCGGCCTTGGTCTGCGGGGCCTTGTCGAGCAGCCGGCGCGCTTTGCCCGTCGTGAGATTGAGGACGACGATCGCGCCCTGCCCCGAGTCGGTCATGAATGCGTGGCCATTCGCGATGCGCACGTCATTGAGGTAGCTGCCCTGGGGGGCGGCCTTGTCGTCGAACGCGTAGACGCTCTCGACCTTGTCCGTCGCGAGGCTCACCCGCAAGAGCTTCGGCCCCCCGCGGACCGGGCCCTGGAATGCGGGCGCCGCGGGCCTCGCGCTCGCGGCCGCGGGATGCGACATTGTCCTCGCCAAACGAGAAGACCAACGGGCGCGTGACCCTCGTGCGGGTGAAGCACGGCGGGCATTACGACGCCGTGATCGGCGAGGGGTCCCCCCTGGAATCGCGCCGCTCGCGTCCATCCCTCGAGGCGCCGCCTGCGGGGCGAGGACGGCGCAGCTTGGCGCAACCGACGCCCCGGGAGCTGGACGGCGAGGACAGACCTCGGCGATCGGGGTCGGGGCTGCCCTTCTTCCGGGGTGTAGCTGGGGCCTTACGTGCGGGGAACGCGGTGCGTTTCATTTGTGCTACAAGCATCGGCCGCTGGTTTTTCCGATTGACGCCAACGCGCGATGAGGGGTAGGGCGTGGGTATGCAAACACTTCTTCGGGCATTGGGGACCTCCTCACTTGCTCTACTTCTCGCCGTCGCTGGTTGCAGCGATGACGGTCCTTCCACAACAGGCTCTGGCGGCGCGGGCGGCGAGGGCGGCAGGGAAGCTGCCTCCTCGACCGGAAACGCGAACGGCGGAGGCGGCACCGGCGGCACCAACGTCGGCGGCGCGGGCGGCGCGGGCGGCACCGGCGGCGTGAACGTCGGCGGCGCGGGCGGCACCGGCGGCACCGGCGGCTCGAACGTCGGCGGCGCGGGCGGCGCGGGCGGCACCGGCGGCGTGAACGTCGGCGGCGCGGGCGGCGCGGGCGGCACCGGCGGCGTGAACGTCGGCGGCGCGGGCGGCGCGGGCGGCACCGGCGGCTCGAACGTGGGCGGCGGTGGCGGCGCGGGCGGCGGAATGACCGACACGTGTACCGGCGCCATGGCCGACGGCATGTGCGAGATGAGCGAGCCCTGCTCCTGCGTGGACTGCGCCATGGATCCCAAGTGCGCCGCGCCGAACTGCAACGGCGGCGTCGCCGACCTGGTATGCAGCCCCGGCGAGAGCTGCAAGTGCGTCGACTGCATCGACGCTCCGGCCTGCCAGCCGGCGACCTGCGACCTCGACGGCACGTGCACCACGGCCGACGACTGCGTCTGCGACGAGTGCGATGCCGACCCGTACTGCTCGGACCCGATGAACTGCGCGAACGACGGCGTCTGCGACCCGTTCAACGAGGGCTGCGTCTGCGCCGACTGCGCCTCGCACCCCAATTGCGGCTCGACCTGCGCCGGCGGTATGCCCAACGGCACCTGCGACGCGATGGAGGACTGCACCTGCGCCGACTGCGTCCCGACGCCCACCTGCTCGCCCTTCCCGACGTGCAAGGGCGGCAACGTGAACAACGTCTGCGACCCGAACGAGCCCTGCGACTGCCCCGACTGCACGATGACGGCCCAGTGCGGCCCGAACCCGACCTGCACCGGCGGCGTGGCGGACGGCACCTGCGACGCGACCGAGGGCTGCACCTGCGCTGATTGCACGGGCACGCCGACCTGCCCGCCCGACGCGGACTGCGCCGGCGGCGTCACCGACGGCGTCTGCGCCATGGGCGAGCCCTGCACCTGCAACGACTGCGCGACCGGCAGCGGCTGCACCGCGACCTGCGTCAACGACGGCACGTGCACCACGGCCGACGACTGCGTCTGCGCGGAGTGCTCGTCGGACTCGTACTGCTCGAACCCGGCGAACTGCACGGCCGACGGCGTGTGCAATCCCTTCCTCGAGGGCTGCATCTGCGCCGACTGCGCCACGCACCCCGCCTGCGGCCCGGATCCCGCCTGCCTGGGCGGCAAGGCCGACATGGTCTGCGACCCGAGCGAGAACTGCGCCTGCTCCGACTGCACCGGCACGCCCGCCTGCGCCCCCGATCCCGCCTGCACCGGCGGCGCCCCGAACGGCGCTTGCCAGGCCGGCGAGTCGTGCGTGTGCGCCGACTGCAAGACCACCGTGGGCTGCCAGGCGACCTGCGACGGCGACGGCACCTGCACCACGGCCGACGACTGCGTCTGCGACGAGTGCGACAACGACGCGTACTGCGGCGACCCGATGAACTGCACGAACAACGGCGTCTGCGATCCGTTCAACGAGGGCTGCGTGTGCGCCGATTGCGCCACGAACCCCGCCTGCCAGCCCTGATCCCACCTCGCTGACCCGAGCCGCGGGGCAATCCCCTGCCCCGCGGCTCCCTTCCCCTCCTCTCCAGGACCCCTCTTCCTTCCCGCCCGGGGCCGGCTCACCTCGGCAATGCGATGATCTGCCCGTCGTTGGCGAGCGCGTAGAGGCGCTCGGCGTCGGCGGCGTAAGCGGCGAACGTCCCCTGCTCCGTCTCCAGCTCTGCAATCGGCCGCGGCGAGCAGGAGGCGATGTAGAGCGATTCGATCACCGTGGCGTTGCCGCGCGCCCAGTACACGCCCTCCGCGGTGGTGAGGATGGGCCCGATGCCGTCGGGATCGATTGTCATCGGATTGCCCCCGCCGTCCTTCGCGACGTGCTTGATTCCGGGCGCCTGGGAGGAAATGTCGCTGAAGTACACGAATTGCTCGTCGACGGCGATCCGCGCATCGATGGCGCCCGACAGCTTCACGACCTCTTCCACGCTCGCGGCGCCGGGCTTGCAGCGCACGATCACGCTGGTCGCGTCGGGGAATTCGGGGCCCATGCCGAGGGCGTAAATCGTCCCGTCCGCGTCGGGGACGATGCTCGAGATGCCGGCGACGTCGCCGAGGGCGCAGAGCGGCTCGGGCGCGCCGCCCGCGATCGCCTGGGAGACGAGGCGCTTGTTGTCCCAGTCGAGCCAGTAGAGCTTCGATTGCGCCGCGTCGATCCCCAGCACCATGGCGCCATTGGCGACCTGGGCAACGACGGACGAGGGCCCACCGGCGAGCGGAATGCGCCGCAGGTTCCAGTCGGTGCCCACGTAAAACGCCTCGGTCTTGGAGACGACGAAGGGCACGTCCGCCGAGAGGGTCGGGTCCTTGGCGACCACCTTTGCGTCGCTGCCGTCGATGGGCACGGCGTGCAGGGCTCCGTCGCCCAGCGCATAGAGGTGATTCCCCTCGAGCACGAGGCTCTGACGGAACCCGTTCGCCGCCTCGGGGAGGTCCGCGAGCACGGCCGGCGCGCCCTCGGGCAGCGGGACGCAGAGCGGCTCGCCGCCGCCGCCTTGCCCGCCAACGCCGCCCCCTCCACCTGCGCCGCCCCCTCCACCTGCGCCGCCCTGGCCCTCGGGCGGCTGCTGGGGATCGACGCTGCCTCCACAAGCGACGAGCGCGGACGAGGCGAGGACGGCGCAGAGGGCCGGCCCGAGGAGCATTTTCGTGACGCTGGAGATGGTTTTTCCGGAAAAGACAATCGCGTGCATGAGGGAAAGCCTCCGAAGTGAAGAGACGCTCGGCCCTCAGCAGAGAATGTGCCAGCCCGGATTCGCGGCATCCGCGCGCGCGTGCGTGCGTCTGGGCACGAAGACGTGAATCGAGTCGCGCAGGTGCTGCGCAACCTGCGCAGGCTCGACGCGTGGAGGGTGTTTGGTGGGGGGCGAGACGGAGCTATCGTCCTAGAGCCGCAGGGGGATCTGCCGGCGGGGGGTCTTGCTTGTCGCGCTCGAGCCTGCGCGACTGGAGCGACGGCGCGAGGTCTTCGTAGGCCTCGCCGTGGAAGTAATGGACGACCTTGCGCAGCTCGGAATGGCGTTGCACGAGGAGGGTCGCGAGCCGGTTGCGGGCATCGACGGACGCGGGGGGCGGCCCGGCCTTTTCCGGGGGCGCGTTGCCCGGCCGCATGGTCGCGAGCAGCCACGACCCGACGGATGCGGCCTTCTCGACATCTGCGTCGCCGACGGCGTGCTTGCCCGCGATCGCGGCTTCGTGCTTGCGGTACAGATCGGCGAGCGCGACGCAATCCTCGGCGATATCGCGATTGCCTTTGCCGGCCGCGATGGCGTCGACCTCGTGATCGGGGACGAGGCCGGTCGCGGCGAGCCCGCGTGCGACGGAGAGGAGCGCGCGGCGGATCTTGCGCGCCTCGGCGAGGTTACGGCTGATGCTCTTCTCGCTGGGCGCAGCCTGCTCGGCGCGCAGGGCAGCGAATTTGACGGCGATGGCGAGCTCGGGGAGCGCGAGCAGGGCCCCGAGGTCGACCTTGGGCAGATGCGCGACGATGTCGGCCTTCTTCGCGAGGATGGCCGGGAGCGCGGTCTGCACGTTGATGACGGCGAGATCGGGGTCGAGGCGGTAGGGGATCAGCGCCTGCGGTGCGAGGGCCTGGGCCTCGGGCAGGAACTTGTCGTAGGCCTTCTGAGCGTCGATCGAGATGGTCATGGCGTTGCCTCTCTACGTATGGAGGGTGTCCTCCCCGTTCCTCGCGGAATGGGGACCTTTTGGAAGGATCCTCCGACGGCGGCGGGGCTGGAATTGTTCAGCCGAGGGAGAGGCCGAGCAGGAATCCGGCTGATGGGGATCAGAGCGGAGGGACTTTCGACCCTCGGTCCAGGCGGATGGGGATCAGACGGGAGGGACCGTCGACCGAGGGATCGTCGGATGGGGATCAGACGAGGGGGACGCTCGACCGTCGGTTCGGCTGAGAGGGATCAGACGCGGAGGACGGTTCGCTGAGGGTCCGGGCTGATGGGGATCAGACTGAAGGCTCGTCGCCAGCGGCCACGGTGTGACACCGAGGCAGCGGGGACGCCTCGGGGAGATCGCGCGGCCGCTATCGTGGGCGCCTACACGCATCCCCAAAAGCGCCCAAAGCGCCAACGCGAGGTGACTTCAAGACCCGCCTCCCATTGACCCCCTCCCCCCCGCTCGCCTACCCTCCCCGCATGGGCTTCACGGAGCGCCGCGGCCGCCACCCCGAGACTCCTTTCCGGCGCCTCGAGAACCCGAAGAAGAAGCCCCTCCAGCTCTTCGCCTTCGGAAACGTCGCGGTCGGGTTCATCGCCGTCGGTAACGTCGCGGTCGGCGTCGTGGCGGTCGGCCTCTCCGTGGCCGTCGGGCCCATCGCCATCGGCATCAATTCGCTGGGCGTCCTGCTCGCGCTCGGCGTCAATGGCGCGGCCACCATCACCCTCGCCGCCGTCAATGGCCTCGGCCTCGTCAGCTTCACCGGCGTCAATTCGATCGGCACCTTCGCGGCGGGCTTCGTCAATACCTTCGAGTCCGTCCTCGTCGCCCCCGTCCTCCTCGTCTTTCAGCTCGTCCTCGCCTTCGCCCTCCGCGGCGGATCGCGCGAGCCCGACGCGCCCGCATTGCCGCCCACCGCGCGCCTCGCCGATCTCGTCTCCGGCGCCGCCGAGAGCGGGCCCGTTCGCGCCAGGATCCGGCACAGCGGCCCCCAGGAGATCCGCGTCGCCGACGACGACGACAACGATACCTTCGCCTCGCTCGCGCTCGCAGGCCCCGCGCACGCGGACCTCGCGGAGCTGCCTTCCCGCGCGGTCGATGGATATGCCCCCGTCCTCGTCGAGGTCCGGGCCGCGACCGATCTGTTGCCCCCGAGCTCCAGCGACGATTATCGCAGCGCGCCCCAGAAAAGCCGGAAGCTCTGGGCCGAGCGCGTCCTCGCCATCCCCGAGCCCCCGCCCTTCTGGGAGCACCCCGACACCTTGCGCAACGTCACGCGCCTCTCGCTCGTGATTGGCGCCGTCACGAGCGCCATCGGGCTCGCGACGCGCATCGCCCTCGGCTGAAGGCCCGGCGGCTCATTTCGAACAGGGCTCGCGCAAGATCGACAGGAAGCTCTTGCCCTTCGCGTCGCCCTCGGGCGCGACGAGCACCGCGCCCCAGCCCGGCGCGGCCATCGCGTGCGCCGAATAGCCCCCGCGCCCAGGGCCGCGCGCGTCGTCGAGCAGCACCTCGGCCGGCTCCGCGCTGGCGGTGTCGCCGGGGCTCACGAAGGCGGCCTCGGCCGTCGTGAACCATTCTTGCTTGCCGCCCTCGTCGTCGGTCCCGGTCGTGTAGACCGCCGCGACCACGCCCTCTTCCACGGCCGCGACCGTCAATGCAGAGCCCCCGACCGGCACCGTGGTCACGCGCTCGACCGCGCGCCCATCCTCGCGCAAACCGCCGATGCGCCAGCCCACCCGCGCCGCTTGCCACGCGAGCAGCACGCCTTCGTGCGTCGGGAATGCTTTCGGATCCTGCAAATCCGCCTCCACCCCGCCCAGCGCATAGGCCGGGCCCGTGGGCTTTCCGCTCGCGTCGAGCATGCACGCGCGCATTCCCTTCACGCCGAACGCCGACCAGGCCACCAGCGTCCCCGCGCCCGTCTCGGCGGTCGTCCATTCGGCCACGGGCTCGGGACCGAGCTCCTCGTGCTCCTCGCGCCCCTGACGATCGAAGCGGCGCACGATCATGCGGCGATTCGGGCCGTCCCCCTCGGCCGCCACCGCAAAACAGCCCTTCGCCTCGCAATGCAGCGCCGGGCGATCGGACGGCGCACCGTCGGACCGGACGCGCGCGCCGAGGGCCTGGGCCGCGCCGAGATCCCAGGGCAAGAGGCTCCGCTTCTCCGACAGGAAGAACAGCGCCCGATCGCCCGCCACCGCGAATGCGCTCGGGCCCTCCGGCGGCAGCGGCTCGAGCGACGCGAAGGGGCCAGGCTGCGGCCGCTCCGAGCTGGCCACGTCGAGGAACATCCAGGCCGGATCCTCCGACGGCAAGCTCGCGTTCGAGCGCATCACCCACAAGAGGTTCGCACGCGCGTGCACGGCCACCGCGGCCCCCTGGTACTCGTCCGGCAGCGGCACGGATTCGAGGCGGCCGCCCACGAGGCGCACGAGCACGCGCTTGTGGCCCTGCGTCGCGAGCGCCCACGTGCGATCCCCCGCGAGGCCCGACCAGGCGACGTCGCGCACCTCGACCGGCACGCGCCGCGGCGGCGTCACAGGGCATGACGCGACGCTCGGCCCGAGGGACACGGGCGCGAAGGGCGGCGCAGGGGTCGCCTTGGGCAGAGCGCAGCCCGAAGAGAGCGCTGCCAGCGCGAGGAACGAACAGATGCGCTTCATGCCCGCCGCCCCCGCGCCGCCGCGATGCGCCCGCGCGCCCTCGCCTCGGCCACCTCCACCGTCGTCCGGCCGCCCCGCGCGGCCTCCTCCAGCACCTCGCGCGCCGTGTCCCCGAGCCGGTCGATGAGCTCGGTACGGTCGGCCAAACCCATCACCGACCTGCCAATGCCGTCGATCACCGCCCCCGCCGAGGCGACCGGATCGGGCACGTGCAGAATGCCCCGCGCCGAAAGCACGCGGGCGGCCTCCATCGATGCGAGCGCGTTGTTCGCCGCTCCGCACACCGCCCACGCGCGCATCGACATCGCCACCTCGGTCGTGATCACCCCGCCGCCCGCGCAGGGGGCGACGATATCGACGTCGGCGCCTAGGATCTCCCCCGGATCCATCACCCGCGTGCCCGGGATGTCCGCGGCGACCGCCCACGCGCGGGCCGCGTCGATGTCGGCCAGCGTGACGATCATCCCCGCCTCGGCGAACGCGCGCGCGGCCCGCGCCCCGATCGCCCCGGCGCCTTGCACGGCGACGTGCAGGCCCGCCACGCTCTCGCCCCGCACCGCGGCGCACGCCTCGACGCACCGCAAGAGCCCGCGCGCCACCGCCCCCGCGAGCCCCCGCTCGTCGGTGTGCACGAACCGCGACGCCCGCGCCATCGCCTCCAGATCGGCCGCGGTCGTCCCGAGATCGCCGGCCGTGCGGAAGACGCCTCGCAGCGCCTCGATCGCCTCCCCGAGCCGCTCGAACGCCCGCGCCCTGTCGATCCACGCGTCCGGCGCGAGCACCACCGCCTTGCCCCCGCCCGCGTCGAGCCCCGCGAGCGCGCACTTGAGGGTCATCGCCCGAGCGAGCCCGAGCGCATCCGCGAGCCCCTCGGCCGCGGAGGGGTAACGCATCGTGCGCACGCCGCCGGCCGCGGGGCCCAGGGTGGTGTCGTCGAGCGCGATGAACGCGCGCAGCCCCGAGGCCGCGTCCGCCACCGTGACGCAGAGGGCGCCCCCGGCCCCCTCGAGCGTCTGGAAGACCTGCTCCATGAACGACCGATGCCTTGAAGCGCGCGCAGAAGCAAGGCCCTTGCCAGCCCGACGCCGCGTTTGTCGCCGCACAGCCCGCGCTCCCATACGGGGACGAACCCTCTCAGAGCAAGCTTCAGGCCCAGTGCAATGGCTTTTTCCGGCCGCATGGTCCCGGTTCCGGTGATACGCTGAGAATCCATGGTGGGGCGTGCGAAGGTGGTCGAGGGCGATCTCGTCGCGGGACGATATCGTGTCGAGGGGATGCTCGGGCGCGGGAGCATGGCGACCGTCTTCCGCGCCACGCACCTCGGGACGGGCCAGGCGTGCGCTTTGAAGCTCGTGCATTCGCACCTCGCCACGCGCAAGGAGTTCCTCGACCTGTTCCTCAAGGAGGCGCGCGTCGGGGCGCGGATCGGCCGCAATCCGCACATCGTCGACGTCTTCGACGCGGGCGTCGACGAGACGCGCATCATCCCCTTCATGGCCATGGAGCTGCTCCAGGGCGAGACGCTCGACCGGCACCTTCGAAGCCACGGCGCGCTGCCCCCGGGCCTCGTGCGCACCCTCTTCGTCCAGCTCGCCGACGCGCTCGACCAGGCGCACGAGGCGGGCGTCATCCACCGCGACCTCAAGCCCTCGAACCTCTTCCTCACGCGCGACCGCAAGGGCCAGCCCCACCTCAAGGTCGTCGACTTCGGCATCGCCAAGGTGCTCGACGAGGCCGGCCAGCGCACCGCCACCGAGGTCGGCTCCCCCGCGTACGCCGCCCCCGAGCAGCTCGGGCCCAACGTGCGCGAGATGGCCCTCGAGCGCGGCATCACCCTCGCCTCGACCGTCTCCCCCGCGACGGACATCTGGGCGCTCGGCCTCGTCGCCTACGAGCTTCTCACCGGCACGCAGCCCGGGCAGCTCTGGGAGACCCGCGACCGCCGCAAGAACATCCTCGAGATCGTGATGGCCGTCGCCTTCGAGGACCCGCCCCCGCCCTCGCTGCGCGCAGGCCCCGCGGCGCGCCACCTCCCCGGCGGCTTCGACGCCTGGCTCGCGCGGTGCCTGCGCAAGAACCCCGCCGAGCGCTGGCCGAGCGCGGGCGCCGCCATCGAGCAGCTCCTCGCGCTCCTCGGCGACGGCGAGGCGCCCGTCCTGTCGATGCGCCGGCGGGGCAAGGGCGGCACGGAGGTCATGCTCCCGCCCGAGTCCATCGTCCCCCCGGTCTCGGTCATCCCGGGCCTGGACACCCCGCTCCCGGGGAACCCGGGCTCGATCCTCCCCGGCTCGGTCCTCCCGGGCTCGGTCCTCCCCGGCTCGGTCGTCCCGGGCTCGGCCGTCCCGGGCTCGGGCACCCTGGTCTCGCCCTCCGCGAACGCCGGCGCCTACGGGCACGCGACGCTGCCCGACGCCGACCGTCCGACCCCGATCCTGCCGCCGATGGCGCTCGACGCCCTCGAGACCGACAGGCGGTCCCCCGTCGAGGTGCTCGCGTCGCCGAGCCGCGCGGCGTCGACCCTGGTTCGAGGCGCCCTCGACACGAACGACCCTCTCCCGCTCCCGCCGCCGCCTCGCCGCGCCGCGTGGCTCCTCGCGGCCACCGCCACGGGTGCCCTCACCCTGGGCCTCGTGCTGTCGCTCGCGATCCTGACCCGCAAGGGCCGGCTCTCGGTCGTGGTGCAAGGGCCGGGAGGCGCCACCCTCGAGACGGCCCAGGTCCTCGTCGACGGCAAGAAGCGCTGCGAGCTGTCGCCGTGCGTCGTGACGGACCTCGATCCGGGCACGGCGACCGTGGAGGTGATCGCGGGCGGCACCACCATCGGGCCCATCCAGGGCACCGTGAAGCGAGGCGAGGAGACGACGGTCATGGTCTCCGTCAGCCGCACGATCACGAACGGAAACTGACGCCGCGCCCCAGCTCGTTCGCGTCTCCTGGCGCACCCTTCGCATGCGCGTCGGGCGTGATCACGAACGAACTGTGTTTCATCGAAGAGGTCGCGCGCCGCGTGGGGTTCTCCGGTCCCGAGGAGGCGCGCAACGCCACCCTTGCCGTGCTCGCCGCGCTCGGCGAGCGCCTCGTCCCCGACGAGCGCCGCGCCGTGGCCCTCGCCCTGCCCGAGCCGCTCGCTGCGCCGCTCCTCGGGGCCCAGACCTCGGCCGAGTTCGACGCCGACGAGCTGTACCGCCGCGTCGCCGACCGCGAGGGGACGCCCATCGGCTTTGCCGTCGAGCACACCCAGGCGGTCCTCGAGACCCTCGGCGCCACCCTGCCCCTCGCCACGCGCGTGCGGCTCGAGCGGCACCTCGGCCCTGGCCTCGCGACGCTCTTCGTCCCCCGGGCCAACCCGCCCCCGCCGCCCACCCACGTGCACGTGCCCCCGCCCGACGAGCCCGGCGAAGGCACGACGCTCTCGTCGGGACGCATGGGCAGCTACAGCCCGATCAGTGAGGCCAAGCGCTAGCCTCGGCGCCTTTCCAGCCCTCGCCGTGCACCCCGCCCCAAAATGTGGCCGGGGAGCGCAGAGCTTCGTCCGCCAGCCAAAATCGTGTACCGTCTCCCACCGTACGCACGGCCGGCACCTCGGTCGGGCGTCTCTGCGCGCAAAAGGGAGTGGGCATGCAGCCTGGCCAGCACATCACGTCGACCCTGCGGCTCGTGCGCCTGATCGGCAAGGGCGGCATGGGGAGCGTGTGGGTCGCCGATCACCTCGCGCTCGCGACGCAGGTGGCGGTCAAGTTCATGTCGTCGTCGTTCGTCGAGAACCAGGCGCTCGTGCAGCGCTTCCGCACCGAGGCCATGGCCGCGGCGCAGATCAAGAGCCCGCACGTCGCGCAGGTCTTCGATCACGGCATCATGAGCGACGGCACGCCGTACATCGTGATGGAGCTGCTCGAGGGCGAGGACCTCAAGCGCCGCATCCGCCGCGAAGGCCCGCTCCCCCTGCGCGACGTGTCGCAGATCATCGCGCAGGCGTGCAAGGCGCTCGGCCGCGCGCACCAGCTCGGGATCGTCCACCGCGACATCAAGCCCGACAACATCTTCCTCTGCAACATGGACGGCGAGACGTTCGTGAAGCTGCTCGACTTCGGCATCGCCAAGCTCGGCCCGGACAACGCGCTCGGCGCGACGACCACGGGCTCGATGATGGGCACGCCGCTGTACATGAGCCCCGAGCAGCTCCTCAGCGCCAAGCGCGTCGACTTCCGCTCCGATCTGTGGTCGCTCGGCGTCGTCGCCTACCACGCGGTCACCGGGCGCGTGCCGTTCAACGGCGAGACCGTGGGCTCCTTGTCGGTCGCGGTCCACACGGGCTCGTTCGTGCTCCCGAGCGCGGTCCGGCAGGGCGTGCCCCCCTCGCTCGACGCGTGGTTCTTGCGCGCGCTCAGGCGCGATCAGAACGAGCGCTTCGGCTCGGCCAGGGAGCTCGCGGAGGCGCTCGACGCGGCCGTCAACGGCGGGGCCCAGAGCGCGATGCGCCCGTACCAGGACAGCGCCATGTTCCGGCAGGCGCAGCTCATGCCCCCGCCCTCGGGGCCGATCTCGGTGGGCTCGGGCGCCCCGGGGCACACGCCGCCGATCGGCGGCTCGTCGCCCGGGATGCAGGGTCCGACCCTCGTGGGCACCGCCACGACCGCGGCGCGAACCACCTCGGGCAAGCCCACGCTGCTCATCGGCGCGGTGGCGGGCGTGCTCGTTCTGGGCGCCGTCGGCGCCGTGGCGATCGTGAGCGCGGGCAACAAGGGGACCGACGCGCCGCAAGCGCCGGCCGCAGCCGCTCACGCGCCCGAGACCCCGCCGACGCCCACGCCCGCATCGACGCCCGCGCCCGCGTCGACGCCGGTCGTCGCCCCTGTCTCGGCGGCGCCCACGAGCTCCGCCGTGGCCGCGCTCGCGACCACCACGCCCGCCGCGCCGAACGCCGCGAGCACGGCGACGAGCAACAAACCGAAGGCCGGACCGCCGCCGGCGCAGACGACGGCGAAGCCTGCCTCCACGACGAAGAAGAAGTCCGACGACATCGGCTTCTGAGAGATCCCATGCAACCCAGGCGAACTCGACACGGTGTCTCCGCGTTGCTCGTCGCGGTCGGGCTCTGCCTCGCGGCGCCTGCGCTCGGCCAGCCCCCCCAGCCTTCCGCGGCCGCCAAGAGCACGGCGCGCACGCTCCTGGTCGACGGGCGCGCCAAGTACGCCTCCGGGGACTACCCGGGCGCGCTGAAGGCCTTCCAGGGGGCGCACGCGATCATGGGCGTGCCGACGACCGGCCTCGATCTCGCCCGCACCCAGGCGCAGCTCGGGCAGCTCACCGAGGCGCGCGAGATGGCGGCCGAGGTCATGCGCTTCGACAGCGCGGGCAACCAGGCCTTCGTCAACGCGCAGCAGGAGGCGGCGGCGCTCGCGCAGGAGCTCGACGCGCGCATCCCGTCGGTCGTGCTCAACGTGAGCGGCGTGCCCGCCGGGGCCGCGCTCGAGGTGACGATGGACGGCGAGCGCGTCCCGCCCGCGGTGCTGAGCTTGCCGCGCAAGGTGAACCCCGGCGAGCACACGGTCCTCGCCAAGGCGAGCGGCTTCGCCGACGCGCAGCGCACCGTGAACGTCGGCGAGAAAGAGACCAAGTACATCGACATCACGCTCGCGCGGGTCGGCTCGGCGAGCGCCGACGTCGTCGAGCCCTACGGCTCCGCGGACACGGGCGGCGGCGGCGGCGTCCCCACGTGGGCGTGGGTGGTGGGCGGCGTGGGCGTGGCCTCGGCCGCGGCGAGCGTCGGGTTCGGCATCCACTTCGCCAACGTGCGGGGCGACATCGATGAACGGTGCCCGAACCAGACGTGCCCGCCGAACACCGACACGGCCGCTCTGCTCGCTAGCTGGAACCGATCGCTCGCGCTCACCGTCGTGTTCGCGACGGTCGGCGCGGCCGGGCTCGGCGCGGCGACGTACGGGATCGTGACGGCGAAGCCGAAGGCGCAGGCCTCGGCGATGGTGACGCCGTGGATCGGTCCGGGCGGCGGCGGCGTGTTGGCGGTCGGCAGGTTCTGAGCGACCCTCTCGCTGCGCGACCGCGGGCGCCCGGCCT includes:
- a CDS encoding SMP-30/gluconolactonase/LRE family protein, yielding MSHPAAASARPAAPAFQGPVRGGPKLLRVSLATDKVESVYAFDDKAAPQGSYLNDVRIANGHAFMTDSGQGAIVVLNLTTGKARRLLDKAPQTKAEAGIEATIGGKPWRADGKTPPINSDGIAIDPKREHLYFQALTGKTLYRVPLGALLDEKLAPDALGAKIERVATTQPADGIEFDVDGNLYLTALQESAIKVLRPDGKLEIFAQSPEYEWPDSIAIAPGGEMYFTTSQIHLMPRFNDGKDMRKPPYRVYRMSTIRALAKPSR
- a CDS encoding DUF2267 domain-containing protein, translating into MITNELCFIEEVARRVGFSGPEEARNATLAVLAALGERLVPDERRAVALALPEPLAAPLLGAQTSAEFDADELYRRVADREGTPIGFAVEHTQAVLETLGATLPLATRVRLERHLGPGLATLFVPRANPPPPPTHVHVPPPDEPGEGTTLSSGRMGSYSPISEAKR
- a CDS encoding serine/threonine-protein kinase; translated protein: MVGRAKVVEGDLVAGRYRVEGMLGRGSMATVFRATHLGTGQACALKLVHSHLATRKEFLDLFLKEARVGARIGRNPHIVDVFDAGVDETRIIPFMAMELLQGETLDRHLRSHGALPPGLVRTLFVQLADALDQAHEAGVIHRDLKPSNLFLTRDRKGQPHLKVVDFGIAKVLDEAGQRTATEVGSPAYAAPEQLGPNVREMALERGITLASTVSPATDIWALGLVAYELLTGTQPGQLWETRDRRKNILEIVMAVAFEDPPPPSLRAGPAARHLPGGFDAWLARCLRKNPAERWPSAGAAIEQLLALLGDGEAPVLSMRRRGKGGTEVMLPPESIVPPVSVIPGLDTPLPGNPGSILPGSVLPGSVLPGSVVPGSAVPGSGTLVSPSANAGAYGHATLPDADRPTPILPPMALDALETDRRSPVEVLASPSRAASTLVRGALDTNDPLPLPPPPRRAAWLLAATATGALTLGLVLSLAILTRKGRLSVVVQGPGGATLETAQVLVDGKKRCELSPCVVTDLDPGTATVEVIAGGTTIGPIQGTVKRGEETTVMVSVSRTITNGN
- a CDS encoding Glu/Leu/Phe/Val dehydrogenase is translated as MEQVFQTLEGAGGALCVTVADAASGLRAFIALDDTTLGPAAGGVRTMRYPSAAEGLADALGLARAMTLKCALAGLDAGGGKAVVLAPDAWIDRARAFERLGEAIEALRGVFRTAGDLGTTAADLEAMARASRFVHTDERGLAGAVARGLLRCVEACAAVRGESVAGLHVAVQGAGAIGARAARAFAEAGMIVTLADIDAARAWAVAADIPGTRVMDPGEILGADVDIVAPCAGGGVITTEVAMSMRAWAVCGAANNALASMEAARVLSARGILHVPDPVASAGAVIDGIGRSVMGLADRTELIDRLGDTAREVLEEAARGGRTTVEVAEARARGRIAAARGRRA
- a CDS encoding serine/threonine-protein kinase, giving the protein MQPGQHITSTLRLVRLIGKGGMGSVWVADHLALATQVAVKFMSSSFVENQALVQRFRTEAMAAAQIKSPHVAQVFDHGIMSDGTPYIVMELLEGEDLKRRIRREGPLPLRDVSQIIAQACKALGRAHQLGIVHRDIKPDNIFLCNMDGETFVKLLDFGIAKLGPDNALGATTTGSMMGTPLYMSPEQLLSAKRVDFRSDLWSLGVVAYHAVTGRVPFNGETVGSLSVAVHTGSFVLPSAVRQGVPPSLDAWFLRALRRDQNERFGSARELAEALDAAVNGGAQSAMRPYQDSAMFRQAQLMPPPSGPISVGSGAPGHTPPIGGSSPGMQGPTLVGTATTAARTTSGKPTLLIGAVAGVLVLGAVGAVAIVSAGNKGTDAPQAPAAAAHAPETPPTPTPASTPAPASTPVVAPVSAAPTSSAVAALATTTPAAPNAASTATSNKPKAGPPPAQTTAKPASTTKKKSDDIGF